In Jatrophihabitans endophyticus, one DNA window encodes the following:
- the secA gene encoding preprotein translocase subunit SecA — MVLSRILRAGEGKQVRRLSSIADHIETLEEDYVDLSDAELRALTDTFKERLADDETLDDLLPEAFAVVREAARRTLGQFHYKVQLMGGAALHLGNIAEMKTGEGKTLVSTLPSYLNALSGLGVHQVTTNDYLATRDADWMGRVHRFLGLTVGKITNDMPSDQRRAAYLADITYGTNNEFGFDYLRDNMAWSLEDLVQRGHNFAIVDEADSILIDEARTPLIISGPAEENQRWYLEFARIAPRMKKDEHYEVEEGKRTVAVTEDGVAFVEDQLGIDNLYEAANTPLVGYLNNSLKAKELFKRDRDYIVNDGEVMIVDEFTGRVLQGRRYNEGMHQAIEAKEGVQIQQENQTLATITLQNYFRLYNKLSGMTGTAQTEAAELHQTYKLGVVPIPTNKPMVRDDATDYIYKTEDAKFAAVIDDIAERHEAGQPVLVGTASVSKSERLASLLLRKGIPHEVLNAKQHAREAAIIANAGRKGAVTIATNMAGRGTDIQLGGNPEFAADVALREKGLTPDETPEEYEAAWTETLENATAETDKEHEEVVELGGLYVLGTERHESRRIDNQLRGRSGRQGDPGESRFYLSLGDDLMVRFNGERVAAMMNMLRLPEDVPIEAKMVSKAIQSAQTQMEQQNFEIRKNVLKYDEVMNKQRSVVYDERLQVLEGADLSDQIRPMIDEVVTGYVNGATASGYPEEWDLDQLWTALKTLYPIGLTQEEAIEQAGGEKSDLTRDYLVEELVADAQAAYDQREEELGTEVARELERRVLMSVLDRKWREHLYEMDYLQEGIGLRAMAQRDPLVEYKREGYDMFAAMMDAVKEESVGFLFNLDVEVDEAGETTAVEPARTPAQQAAIAEADEQADEAAAAEPQLDVSMLKAAQDEHDAAGSAAEAANGASPKVRAKGLDRNQGKQPLTYSAPDLGSDAPAVTTEADDSPKGGTSATAKRQQARSNPNRGSRGNKGGNRNRRKR; from the coding sequence GTGGTGCTGAGCCGAATTCTGCGCGCGGGCGAGGGCAAGCAGGTCCGTCGTCTGTCCTCGATCGCCGATCACATCGAGACGCTCGAGGAGGACTACGTCGACCTCAGCGACGCCGAATTGCGCGCGCTGACCGACACCTTCAAGGAACGCCTCGCCGACGACGAGACGCTCGACGACCTGCTGCCGGAGGCCTTCGCCGTCGTCCGCGAGGCCGCGCGGCGCACCCTGGGGCAGTTCCACTACAAGGTGCAGCTGATGGGTGGCGCGGCCCTGCACCTCGGCAACATCGCCGAGATGAAGACCGGTGAGGGCAAGACGCTGGTCTCGACGCTGCCGTCGTACCTGAACGCGCTGTCCGGTCTCGGCGTGCACCAGGTGACCACCAACGACTACCTGGCGACCCGCGACGCCGACTGGATGGGTCGCGTCCACCGCTTCCTCGGCCTCACCGTCGGCAAGATCACCAACGACATGCCGTCGGACCAGCGCCGCGCGGCCTACCTCGCCGACATCACCTACGGCACCAACAACGAGTTCGGCTTCGACTACCTGCGCGACAACATGGCGTGGTCGCTCGAGGACCTCGTGCAACGCGGTCACAACTTCGCGATCGTCGACGAGGCCGACTCCATCCTCATCGACGAGGCCCGCACCCCGCTGATCATCAGCGGCCCGGCCGAGGAGAACCAGCGCTGGTACCTGGAGTTCGCGCGCATCGCGCCGCGGATGAAGAAGGACGAGCACTACGAGGTCGAAGAGGGCAAGCGCACCGTCGCGGTCACCGAGGACGGCGTCGCCTTCGTCGAGGACCAGCTCGGCATCGACAACCTCTACGAGGCCGCCAACACGCCGCTCGTGGGTTACCTCAACAACTCGCTGAAGGCCAAGGAGCTGTTCAAGCGCGATCGTGACTACATCGTCAACGACGGCGAGGTCATGATCGTCGACGAGTTCACCGGCCGCGTGCTGCAGGGCCGGCGCTACAACGAGGGGATGCACCAGGCCATCGAGGCCAAGGAGGGCGTGCAGATCCAGCAGGAGAACCAGACCCTCGCGACGATTACCCTGCAGAACTACTTCCGCCTGTACAACAAGCTCTCCGGCATGACCGGCACGGCGCAGACCGAGGCCGCGGAGCTGCATCAGACCTACAAGCTCGGCGTCGTCCCCATCCCGACCAACAAGCCGATGGTCCGCGACGACGCGACCGACTACATCTACAAGACCGAGGACGCGAAGTTCGCGGCCGTCATCGACGACATCGCCGAGCGACACGAGGCGGGCCAGCCGGTGCTGGTCGGTACCGCGAGCGTGTCGAAGTCCGAGCGGCTGGCCTCGCTGCTGCTGCGCAAGGGCATCCCGCACGAGGTGCTGAACGCCAAGCAGCACGCGCGCGAGGCCGCCATCATCGCCAACGCCGGGCGCAAGGGCGCCGTCACCATCGCGACCAACATGGCCGGCCGCGGCACCGACATCCAGCTCGGCGGCAACCCCGAGTTCGCCGCCGACGTCGCCCTGCGCGAGAAGGGCCTCACGCCCGACGAGACGCCCGAGGAGTACGAGGCCGCCTGGACCGAGACGCTCGAGAACGCGACGGCCGAGACCGACAAGGAGCACGAGGAGGTCGTCGAGCTCGGCGGCCTGTACGTGCTCGGCACCGAGCGTCACGAGTCGCGCCGCATCGACAACCAGCTGCGCGGCCGCTCCGGCCGGCAGGGCGACCCGGGCGAGTCGCGGTTCTACCTCTCCCTCGGCGACGACCTCATGGTGCGCTTCAACGGCGAGCGCGTCGCGGCGATGATGAACATGCTGCGCCTGCCCGAGGACGTCCCGATCGAGGCCAAGATGGTCTCGAAGGCGATCCAGTCCGCGCAGACGCAGATGGAGCAGCAGAACTTCGAGATCCGCAAGAACGTCCTCAAGTACGACGAGGTCATGAACAAGCAGCGCAGCGTCGTCTACGACGAGCGGCTGCAGGTGCTCGAGGGCGCCGATCTCTCCGACCAGATCCGGCCGATGATCGACGAGGTCGTCACCGGGTACGTCAACGGCGCCACCGCGTCGGGCTACCCCGAGGAGTGGGACCTCGACCAGCTGTGGACGGCGCTGAAGACGCTCTACCCGATCGGCCTCACGCAGGAGGAGGCGATCGAGCAGGCCGGCGGCGAGAAGTCCGACCTCACCCGCGACTACCTCGTCGAGGAGCTCGTCGCCGACGCGCAGGCCGCCTACGACCAGCGCGAGGAGGAGCTCGGCACCGAGGTCGCCCGCGAGCTGGAGCGACGCGTGCTGATGTCGGTGCTCGACCGCAAGTGGCGCGAGCACCTCTACGAGATGGACTACCTGCAGGAGGGCATCGGGCTGCGCGCGATGGCCCAGCGCGACCCGCTCGTCGAGTACAAGCGCGAGGGCTACGACATGTTCGCCGCGATGATGGACGCGGTGAAGGAGGAGTCCGTCGGCTTCCTGTTCAACCTCGACGTCGAGGTCGACGAGGCCGGCGAGACCACCGCGGTCGAGCCCGCCCGCACGCCGGCGCAGCAGGCCGCGATCGCCGAGGCCGACGAGCAGGCCGACGAGGCCGCCGCGGCCGAGCCGCAGCTCGACGTCTCCATGCTCAAGGCCGCGCAGGACGAGCACGACGCCGCCGGGAGTGCGGCCGAGGCCGCCAACGGCGCCTCGCCGAAGGTTCGCGCCAAGGGGCTTGACCGCAACCAGGGCAAGCAGCCGTTGACCTACAGC
- a CDS encoding calcium:proton antiporter, whose product MTAALRRLPWTTVVPVLALVLLAFTFGRHVPVPVLVLVGASLIGAVLAAVHHAEVIAHKVGEPFGSLVLAVAVTVIEVGLIVTLMVSGGGHGGDTSELARDTVFAAVMISANGIVGLALLVSALKHHLAVFNPEGTGAALATVAALATLCLVLPRFTTSADGAEFSGAQLAFAAVASLALYVLFVFTQTVRHRDFFLPVDRDGRTRTGTRDHDADGTGDEQGEQGEQGEEHADPPTGRQTLASLGLLVVALVGVVGLAKVASPSIEDAVDAVGFPQAFVGVVIALLVLLPESIAATRNALRERVQVSLNLGYGSAMASIGLTIPTIAVASIWLDGPLALGLEPTQIVLLVVSVAVGTLTVVPGRAKPLQGGLHLALLAAFVFLSIRP is encoded by the coding sequence ATGACCGCAGCCCTGCGCCGACTGCCCTGGACCACGGTCGTGCCGGTGCTCGCGCTCGTGCTGCTGGCATTCACCTTCGGCCGGCACGTGCCGGTGCCCGTGCTCGTCCTGGTGGGGGCGTCGCTGATCGGGGCGGTGCTGGCCGCGGTCCATCACGCCGAGGTGATCGCCCACAAGGTCGGCGAGCCGTTCGGCTCGCTGGTGCTCGCGGTCGCCGTCACCGTCATCGAGGTCGGGCTCATCGTGACGCTCATGGTCTCCGGCGGTGGCCACGGTGGTGACACGAGCGAGCTGGCCCGAGACACCGTGTTCGCGGCGGTGATGATCAGCGCGAACGGCATCGTAGGGCTGGCGCTGCTCGTCAGCGCGCTCAAGCACCACCTGGCCGTGTTCAACCCCGAGGGCACCGGGGCGGCGCTCGCCACCGTCGCCGCGCTCGCGACGCTGTGCCTCGTGCTGCCCCGCTTCACGACCTCCGCGGACGGGGCGGAGTTCTCCGGGGCCCAGCTCGCCTTCGCCGCCGTCGCCTCGCTGGCCCTCTACGTGCTGTTCGTGTTCACCCAGACCGTCCGGCACCGCGACTTCTTCCTGCCCGTCGACCGTGACGGCCGCACCCGCACCGGCACCCGCGACCACGACGCGGACGGGACCGGGGACGAGCAGGGCGAGCAGGGCGAGCAGGGCGAGGAACACGCCGACCCGCCGACGGGCCGGCAGACCCTGGCCAGCCTGGGGCTGCTGGTCGTCGCCCTCGTCGGCGTCGTCGGCCTGGCCAAGGTCGCCTCGCCCTCGATCGAGGACGCGGTGGACGCCGTCGGCTTCCCGCAGGCCTTCGTGGGCGTGGTGATCGCGCTGCTCGTGCTGCTGCCCGAGAGCATCGCCGCCACCCGCAACGCCCTGCGCGAACGCGTCCAGGTCAGCCTGAACCTCGGCTACGGCTCGGCGATGGCGTCCATCGGGCTGACCATCCCGACCATCGCCGTCGCCTCGATCTGGCTCGACGGTCCGCTCGCGCTCGGCCTCGAGCCGACCCAGATCGTGCTGCTCGTCGTCTCGGTCGCGGTCGGCACGCTGACCGTCGTCCCAGGCCGGGCCAAGCCGCTGCAGGGTGGGCTGCACCTGGCCCTGCTCGCCGCCTTCGTCTTCCTGTCGATCCGGCCCTGA
- a CDS encoding GNAT family N-acetyltransferase — protein MDVLAGPALDDLTLRGPRLLLRRWQPTDAARVHEVMQDRSMFDYLVLPDPYTADDAHEFVTTIGHEGRGDGSGVGCAVVERASERVVGSAALRMWGDHPEIGFWVAPDARGRGYASEATGVLCDFGFGLGLRRIGLCCDVRNLASARAALRAGFRFEGVLRDAAPLAGRGSADLACFGRVPTDPATSVPLSFPPLPADGLSDGVVALRVLAPGDACAFAETDDELTVANGFGDAPRTTHEYESATARAGLDWLVGTRALSAIVDVATGQLAGSLTLRHAGPPQIGGIGYVVHPRFRGRGYATRALRLLVPWAFEHGFARMELGAKEANLASQRAALAAGFHADGVRRHRLRGVDGRFHDEVRFAQTNPRLDTAAGS, from the coding sequence GTGGACGTGCTCGCCGGACCGGCTCTCGACGACCTCACGCTGCGCGGCCCCCGGCTGCTGCTGCGGCGATGGCAGCCGACCGACGCCGCCCGCGTGCACGAGGTGATGCAGGACCGCTCGATGTTCGACTACCTCGTGCTGCCCGACCCCTACACCGCCGACGACGCGCACGAGTTCGTGACGACGATCGGCCACGAGGGGCGCGGCGACGGCTCCGGCGTCGGCTGTGCCGTGGTCGAGCGGGCCTCGGAGCGGGTGGTGGGCTCGGCGGCGCTGCGGATGTGGGGCGACCATCCCGAGATCGGGTTCTGGGTCGCCCCCGACGCGCGCGGCCGCGGGTACGCGAGCGAGGCCACCGGGGTGCTGTGCGACTTCGGCTTCGGGCTGGGGCTGCGCCGCATCGGCCTGTGTTGCGACGTCCGCAACCTCGCCTCGGCGCGGGCGGCGCTGCGCGCTGGCTTCCGCTTCGAGGGCGTGCTGCGCGACGCGGCGCCGCTCGCCGGCCGCGGGTCGGCCGACCTCGCCTGCTTCGGCCGGGTGCCGACCGACCCGGCCACGTCGGTGCCCCTCAGCTTCCCACCGTTGCCCGCCGACGGGCTGTCCGACGGGGTGGTCGCGCTGCGGGTACTGGCCCCCGGCGACGCGTGCGCCTTCGCCGAGACCGACGACGAGCTCACCGTCGCGAACGGCTTCGGCGACGCGCCACGCACCACCCACGAGTACGAGTCGGCCACCGCCCGGGCCGGCCTCGACTGGCTCGTCGGCACCCGGGCGCTCAGCGCGATCGTGGACGTGGCGACCGGCCAGCTGGCCGGCTCGCTGACCCTGCGCCACGCCGGACCGCCGCAGATCGGCGGGATCGGCTACGTGGTGCACCCGCGTTTCCGCGGCCGGGGTTACGCCACCCGCGCGTTGCGCCTGCTCGTGCCCTGGGCGTTCGAGCACGGTTTCGCCCGCATGGAGCTCGGCGCGAAGGAGGCGAACCTCGCCTCGCAGCGGGCCGCGCTCGCCGCCGGCTTCCACGCCGACGGCGTGCGGCGGCACCGGCTGCGCGGCGTCGACGGCCGGTTCCACGACGAGGTGCGCTTCGCGCAGACGAACCCGCGGCTCGACACGGCCGCGGGCTCGTAA
- the hpf gene encoding ribosome hibernation-promoting factor, HPF/YfiA family, whose translation MEIVVRGRNVVVPDHYRQHVEEKLAKLERYDQKIHRTDVELQHEKNPRQNGSCQHVEITCRTRGPVVRSEACAEDFYSALDLAADRLERRLRQAADRRRVHHGRRRPPSVAEATAALADTLDVAPETIVALDGAGGATGPVDGTGDVDGTGGVDGAGEAVDGLDGADGPGQVVREKEHPGTPMSVDEALFEMELVGHDFYLFKCAETGRPTVVYRRHAYDYGLLRLVE comes from the coding sequence ATGGAGATCGTCGTCCGAGGCCGCAACGTGGTGGTTCCTGACCACTATCGCCAGCACGTCGAGGAAAAGCTCGCCAAGCTGGAGCGGTACGACCAGAAGATCCACCGCACCGACGTCGAACTCCAACACGAGAAGAACCCGCGGCAGAACGGCAGCTGCCAGCACGTCGAGATCACGTGCCGTACCCGGGGCCCGGTCGTGCGCAGCGAGGCCTGCGCCGAGGACTTCTACTCCGCCCTGGACCTCGCCGCCGACCGGCTCGAGCGGCGGCTGCGGCAGGCCGCGGACCGGCGGCGCGTCCACCACGGCCGGCGCCGGCCCCCCTCGGTCGCCGAGGCGACGGCCGCGCTGGCCGACACGCTGGACGTCGCCCCGGAGACGATCGTGGCGCTCGACGGAGCGGGCGGCGCCACCGGTCCCGTCGACGGAACCGGCGATGTCGACGGAACCGGCGGTGTCGACGGAGCCGGTGAGGCCGTCGACGGCCTCGACGGCGCCGACGGGCCGGGCCAGGTGGTGCGCGAGAAGGAGCACCCCGGCACACCGATGTCGGTCGACGAGGCGCTGTTCGAGATGGAGCTCGTCGGTCACGACTTCTACCTGTTCAAGTGCGCCGAGACCGGCCGCCCCACCGTCGTCTACCGGCGGCACGCCTACGACTACGGGCTGTTGCGCCTCGTCGAATGA
- a CDS encoding ComF family protein, translated as MAAIAFGDLVDLVLPRRCVGCDAPSAVLCPACRPRTPAFAVPGHGIALHAGAGYDAAVRRAVIAYKERGRRDLAAALALLLAAALRALAPPPDAVLIGPPSAAAVAAARGGDHVLRLARRAGRRTGLVVAPAVLRPTRAVLDSAGLGVAEREHNLRGSLAAGPPRGRPAVLVDDVVTTGATLREAGRALRARGWTVVGAAVVAATPRRVLAEPLAGPR; from the coding sequence ATGGCTGCGATCGCGTTCGGTGACCTCGTCGACCTCGTGCTGCCCCGCCGCTGCGTGGGCTGCGACGCGCCCTCGGCCGTGCTCTGCCCGGCGTGCCGGCCGCGCACGCCGGCCTTCGCCGTGCCGGGCCACGGGATCGCGTTGCACGCCGGCGCCGGCTACGACGCGGCGGTGCGACGCGCGGTCATCGCGTACAAGGAACGCGGGCGTCGCGATCTGGCGGCGGCGCTGGCGCTGCTGCTGGCCGCGGCCCTGCGCGCGCTGGCACCCCCGCCCGACGCCGTGCTGATCGGGCCGCCGTCGGCAGCGGCGGTCGCCGCCGCGCGCGGGGGCGACCACGTGCTGCGCCTGGCCCGGCGTGCCGGTCGCCGCACCGGGCTCGTCGTCGCGCCGGCCGTGCTGCGCCCCACCCGTGCCGTCCTCGACTCGGCCGGTCTCGGCGTCGCCGAGCGCGAGCACAACCTGCGCGGTTCGTTGGCCGCGGGGCCGCCCCGTGGCCGGCCGGCGGTGCTGGTCGACGACGTCGTCACCACCGGTGCCACGTTGCGCGAGGCCGGGCGCGCGCTGCGTGCCCGCGGCTGGACCGTCGTCGGCGCGGCCGTGGTGGCGGCGACACCTCGTCGTGTCCTGGCCGAACCATTGGCAGGTCCCAGGTGA